The Gemmatimonadota bacterium genome has a segment encoding these proteins:
- the rpsI gene encoding 30S ribosomal protein S9: MSETPELRWQAVGRRKTSVARVYLTPGTGKWDVNGRTLGDYFPRPSLVQHIQQSFTATDSLGSYDVKAHVDGGGVSGQAGAMRHAIARALCKVDELNRPKLRTAGLLTRDPRAVERKKPGRPGARKRFQFSKR; encoded by the coding sequence ATGAGCGAGACCCCGGAACTCCGCTGGCAGGCCGTCGGCCGCCGCAAGACGTCCGTCGCCCGCGTCTACCTGACGCCGGGCACCGGCAAGTGGGACGTGAACGGCCGCACGCTGGGTGACTACTTCCCGCGTCCGTCGCTGGTGCAGCACATCCAGCAGTCGTTCACGGCGACCGACTCGCTCGGCTCGTACGACGTCAAGGCGCACGTGGATGGCGGCGGCGTCAGCGGCCAGGCCGGCGCGATGCGGCATGCCATTGCCCGCGCCCTTTGCAAGGTCGACGAACTGAACCGCCCGAAGCTGCGCACCGCCGGCCTGCTGACGCGTGACCCGCGCGCGGTCGAGCGGAAGAAGCCGGGCCGTCCGGGCGCCCGCAAGCGCTTCCAGTTCTCGAAGCGGTAG
- a CDS encoding nucleotidyltransferase family protein, with protein MADGRIAIIVLAAGASTRMGQPKLLLPLAGEPLLRRAAMRAAACGAASVVVVVPPAAIAWHEALSGLAVTCIESPSIGGPVSESLHAAIDAVAPSVDGVLVVLADMVGVTTPMMSAVIAAAGAAPCRMVGSRYGEVVAPPLLFPQRFLPELRAMHGDGVGRALFAAHGDEAVTIDWPATALYDIDTPDDYRAAAGVTHRNDDAPGRMIVRARYPSVLVRGSYSPPPPPRPPRPPRPWPPGSPPPAPRAGCPIGRCSPYHFFSASYCSLFSSGLTCFSKKATSSLRTALSCLS; from the coding sequence ATGGCTGACGGTCGTATCGCGATCATCGTCCTCGCAGCGGGGGCGTCGACGCGGATGGGGCAGCCGAAGCTGCTGTTGCCGCTTGCGGGGGAACCGTTGCTCCGGCGCGCGGCCATGCGCGCAGCGGCCTGCGGGGCAGCCTCCGTGGTGGTCGTCGTGCCACCGGCCGCGATCGCTTGGCATGAGGCACTCAGCGGCTTGGCGGTGACCTGCATCGAGTCGCCATCGATCGGGGGCCCGGTGAGTGAGTCCCTCCACGCGGCGATCGACGCCGTCGCCCCGTCGGTGGACGGCGTGCTTGTCGTGCTGGCCGACATGGTCGGCGTGACGACCCCGATGATGTCCGCCGTGATCGCGGCCGCGGGTGCGGCGCCGTGCCGGATGGTGGGCTCGCGCTACGGCGAGGTGGTCGCGCCACCACTGCTGTTCCCGCAGCGGTTCCTGCCCGAGTTGCGCGCCATGCATGGCGACGGGGTCGGCCGCGCGCTCTTCGCCGCACATGGCGATGAAGCGGTGACCATCGACTGGCCGGCCACGGCGCTCTACGACATCGACACCCCGGACGACTACCGCGCCGCGGCAGGCGTCACGCACCGGAATGACGACGCGCCCGGACGAATGATCGTCCGGGCGCGTTATCCGTCGGTGCTGGTGCGGGGCAGTTACTCGCCGCCGCCACCGCCACGCCCACCACGTCCGCCGCGACCCTGGCCACCCGGGTCGCCGCCACCGGCGCCGCGGGCTGGCTGTCCGATCGGGCGCTGCTCGCCGTACCACTTCTTCAGTGCCTCGTACTGCTCCTTGTTCAGCTCCGGCTTGACCTGCTTCTCGAAGAAGGCGACGTCGAGCTTGCGGACGGCCTTGAGCTGCTTGTCATAA
- a CDS encoding xanthine dehydrogenase family protein molybdopterin-binding subunit, which translates to MTAALDRRDFLKVTALAGGGLAIGSWWQPLDAAGAPIAEAFEPNAFIRITADSAITIVSKNPEIGQGIKTSLPMLVAEELDVAWSTVTVEQAMSDAARYGSQVAGGSTATPAHYDSMRQAGAVARQMLVAAAAATWGVPDAECTTSGGMVRHIGSKRAMRYGALAAKAATMPVPDPKTVRLKDPKDYTVIGTAVPGVDNPAIVRGKPLFGIDVTVPGMLHAVFQKCPVFGGTVVSANLDAVRALPGVKQAFVVTGGTNLAGLLSGVAILADSWWAANEARKQLKVTWAEGATASQGSTGFATQAATLAAGTAQRTLRQDGDATAALGNAVQTVEAAYSYPFLAHATLEPMNCTARYADGKLEIWAPSQNPQSGRQLVAQTLGVPAADITIHMTRCGGGFGRRLNNDYMVEAAAIAKQAGVPVKLLWSREDDIQHDFYRPAGFHFLKGGVDAAGKLVAWQNHFVSFGEGQGFAASANIGATEFPALFVPNFLLQSSVMPLGVPTGFLRAPGSNALAFVAQSFLDELAHAAKRDPLQFRLDLLGPARAVQENGRTIYDAGRMRGVLEAVRQRSGWGTRAMPAGHGLGVAFHFSHRGYFAEVVEASVNSDGGVRVHGVWVAGDIGRQIINPSNAVNQVQGSVIDGLSEAFGQEITVVAGRVEQSNFDDFPVMRIPQAPKVIDVHFVTSDVGPTGLGEPALPPVVPALCNAIFAVTGKRIRSLPLSRHGLHSA; encoded by the coding sequence ATGACCGCCGCCCTGGATCGCCGCGACTTCCTCAAGGTGACCGCGCTGGCGGGCGGTGGCCTGGCCATCGGTTCGTGGTGGCAACCGCTCGACGCTGCCGGTGCACCGATCGCCGAGGCGTTCGAGCCCAATGCCTTCATCCGGATCACTGCCGATTCCGCGATCACCATCGTCTCGAAGAACCCGGAGATCGGGCAGGGGATCAAGACCTCGCTCCCGATGCTGGTCGCCGAGGAACTCGATGTGGCGTGGTCGACGGTGACCGTCGAGCAGGCGATGAGTGATGCGGCGCGTTACGGCTCGCAGGTCGCCGGGGGCAGCACGGCCACCCCGGCCCATTATGACTCAATGCGGCAAGCGGGCGCCGTGGCGCGGCAGATGCTGGTGGCGGCGGCCGCCGCCACCTGGGGTGTCCCCGACGCGGAATGCACCACGAGTGGGGGGATGGTGCGGCACATCGGAAGCAAGCGGGCGATGCGCTACGGCGCGCTCGCGGCCAAGGCCGCCACCATGCCCGTCCCCGATCCGAAGACCGTGCGCCTCAAGGACCCGAAGGACTACACCGTCATCGGCACCGCCGTGCCCGGCGTCGACAACCCCGCGATCGTCCGTGGCAAGCCGCTGTTCGGCATCGACGTCACCGTGCCGGGAATGTTGCACGCGGTCTTCCAGAAGTGTCCCGTCTTCGGCGGCACCGTCGTCAGTGCGAACCTCGACGCCGTGCGCGCCCTCCCCGGCGTCAAGCAGGCCTTCGTGGTGACGGGCGGGACGAATCTCGCCGGCCTCCTCTCCGGCGTGGCCATTCTTGCCGACAGCTGGTGGGCGGCCAACGAGGCACGCAAGCAGCTGAAGGTCACCTGGGCCGAAGGGGCGACGGCCTCCCAGGGGAGCACCGGCTTTGCGACGCAGGCCGCGACGCTTGCCGCCGGCACCGCGCAACGAACGCTGCGGCAGGATGGGGACGCCACGGCCGCGCTGGGGAACGCCGTCCAGACGGTCGAGGCCGCGTACAGCTATCCCTTCCTCGCGCACGCCACGCTCGAGCCGATGAACTGCACCGCGCGTTATGCCGATGGCAAGCTGGAGATCTGGGCGCCATCACAGAATCCGCAATCCGGCCGCCAGCTGGTCGCGCAGACCCTGGGTGTCCCGGCGGCCGATATCACGATTCACATGACGCGCTGCGGCGGTGGCTTCGGCCGACGGCTGAACAACGACTACATGGTCGAGGCCGCCGCAATCGCCAAGCAGGCCGGGGTGCCGGTGAAGCTGCTCTGGTCACGCGAGGACGACATCCAGCACGATTTCTATCGCCCCGCCGGCTTCCATTTCCTGAAGGGCGGCGTGGACGCCGCCGGAAAGCTCGTGGCCTGGCAGAACCACTTCGTCTCCTTCGGTGAAGGGCAGGGGTTCGCCGCGAGCGCGAACATTGGCGCCACGGAATTTCCGGCGCTCTTCGTTCCGAACTTCCTCCTGCAATCGTCCGTGATGCCGTTAGGGGTGCCGACCGGCTTCCTGCGCGCGCCAGGAAGCAATGCACTCGCGTTCGTGGCGCAGTCCTTCCTCGATGAGCTTGCGCACGCGGCGAAGCGAGACCCGCTGCAATTCCGGCTCGACCTGCTGGGTCCGGCGCGCGCCGTGCAAGAGAACGGGCGCACCATTTACGACGCCGGCCGGATGCGTGGGGTGCTTGAGGCGGTGCGCCAGCGATCGGGCTGGGGCACGCGCGCCATGCCGGCCGGTCACGGGCTCGGTGTCGCGTTCCACTTCTCGCACCGCGGCTACTTCGCCGAGGTGGTCGAAGCGAGCGTGAACAGCGACGGTGGCGTGCGGGTGCACGGCGTCTGGGTGGCGGGGGACATCGGTCGGCAGATCATCAACCCGAGCAACGCGGTGAATCAGGTGCAGGGCTCGGTGATCGATGGGCTCTCGGAGGCCTTCGGCCAGGAAATCACCGTCGTCGCCGGGCGCGTGGAGCAGAGCAACTTCGACGATTTCCCGGTGATGCGAATCCCCCAGGCCCCGAAGGTGATCGACGTCCACTTCGTCACCTCCGACGTCGGACCGACCGGGCTCGGGGAGCCGGCATTGCCTCCGGTGGTCCCGGCCCTCTGCAACGCGATCTTCGCCGTGACGGGGAAGCGGATTCGTTCCCTGCCGCTCTCGCGTCATGGCCTGCACTCGGCCTGA
- a CDS encoding class I SAM-dependent RNA methyltransferase, producing MSADAAEVEVRAIAAGGDGVATLEDGRTVFIPRTAPGDRVRLRTLRLHKRFARAEIGEILAHGAGRVTPPCPHYVRDRCGSCQLMHLSPEAQREAKGRIAGDALRRIGHLEIADPVVIASPTQLGYRAKVTFAVSGGRMGYHPLGQPDRVLDIRDCLLAEPAVRRLHQAVRTAASLLPVDVTRIVFRRDRHDGLHVVVRTDGKDAWVKGKALHGQLQRAGLTATIWWHPEGGAPRAVAGGVQPWPATIFEQVHPAMGRMVREAALHALGNVAGQHAWDLYAGVGDTTVALTARGATVESVELDRRAVEQAERVGPAGPIRRAGLVEERIGEMRPPAVVITNPPRGGMEPVVTDALARTAARRIVYISCDAATLARDIARMEAAYAVSSVQAFDQFPQTAHLECVALLERR from the coding sequence GTGAGCGCGGACGCCGCCGAGGTCGAGGTGCGCGCCATCGCGGCCGGGGGTGACGGTGTGGCCACCCTCGAGGATGGCCGCACCGTGTTCATTCCGCGGACCGCGCCCGGTGACCGGGTGCGTCTGCGCACGCTTCGGTTGCACAAGCGGTTCGCCCGCGCCGAAATCGGCGAGATCCTCGCACACGGGGCCGGGCGGGTCACGCCACCGTGTCCGCACTATGTTCGCGATCGCTGTGGCAGCTGCCAGCTGATGCATCTGAGCCCTGAGGCGCAGCGGGAGGCGAAGGGACGCATCGCCGGCGACGCCCTCCGACGGATCGGCCACCTCGAGATCGCCGACCCCGTCGTCATCGCCTCGCCGACACAGCTCGGATACCGCGCAAAAGTCACATTCGCCGTATCCGGTGGGCGAATGGGATATCACCCACTCGGTCAGCCCGATCGGGTGCTTGACATCCGCGACTGCCTGCTCGCCGAGCCGGCGGTGCGCCGCCTGCACCAGGCCGTGCGGACCGCGGCCTCCCTGCTGCCGGTCGATGTCACCCGCATCGTCTTCCGCCGGGATCGCCATGACGGATTGCATGTCGTGGTCCGGACCGATGGCAAGGACGCCTGGGTCAAAGGAAAGGCGCTGCACGGTCAGCTGCAGCGTGCGGGTCTCACCGCCACGATCTGGTGGCACCCGGAGGGTGGCGCACCTCGCGCCGTCGCGGGCGGAGTCCAACCGTGGCCGGCAACGATCTTCGAGCAGGTGCATCCGGCAATGGGGCGCATGGTGCGCGAGGCGGCACTGCACGCGCTCGGCAACGTCGCCGGCCAGCATGCCTGGGATCTCTACGCGGGCGTCGGCGACACCACCGTGGCGCTCACGGCGCGTGGGGCCACCGTGGAGAGTGTCGAGCTGGATCGGCGGGCCGTGGAGCAGGCGGAACGCGTGGGTCCAGCGGGGCCGATCCGCCGCGCCGGACTGGTCGAGGAGCGCATCGGCGAGATGCGGCCGCCGGCCGTGGTGATCACCAATCCGCCGCGTGGCGGGATGGAGCCGGTGGTGACCGACGCCCTCGCGCGCACCGCGGCACGGCGCATCGTCTACATCTCCTGCGACGCGGCGACGCTCGCCCGTGACATCGCCCGCATGGAAGCGGCGTACGCGGTCTCGTCGGTGCAGGCATTCGATCAATTCCCCCAGACCGCCCACCTCGAGTGCGTGGCCCTGCTGGAGCGGCGATGA
- a CDS encoding (2Fe-2S)-binding protein, which produces MPISFTLNGKRTTVDAAGRMPLLWVLRDVLDLKGTKYGCGEGLCGACTVHLDGKAVRSCQIPLDGAAGKQVTTIEGLSVDGSHPVQRAWEAADVPQCGYCQAGQLMSAAALLATTPRPTDDEIDEAMEGNLCRCATYIRIRAAIHQAAGMPKGAR; this is translated from the coding sequence ATGCCCATCAGCTTTACCCTCAATGGCAAGCGCACCACTGTGGACGCCGCCGGCCGCATGCCGCTGCTCTGGGTGCTGCGCGACGTGCTCGACCTCAAGGGCACCAAGTACGGCTGCGGCGAAGGGCTCTGCGGCGCCTGCACCGTCCACCTCGATGGCAAGGCGGTGCGCTCCTGCCAGATCCCGCTGGATGGCGCGGCCGGGAAGCAGGTGACCACCATCGAGGGGCTGTCGGTCGATGGCAGCCATCCGGTCCAGCGCGCGTGGGAGGCCGCCGACGTCCCGCAGTGCGGCTACTGCCAGGCCGGCCAACTGATGTCCGCGGCGGCGCTGCTGGCCACCACGCCACGTCCCACCGACGACGAGATCGACGAGGCGATGGAAGGAAATCTCTGCCGCTGCGCCACCTACATCCGCATTCGTGCCGCCATCCATCAGGCCGCTGGCATGCCGAAGGGGGCACGATGA
- a CDS encoding XdhC family protein: MKHWAESRRVYAAIAELQRQGIAAALATVVRVHGSAYRHEGAKLLVGADGTIVGNVSGGCLEQDVREVARRVLATGVAERRQYCSGQDEVAAWDLGVGCEGTVELLVAPVHDAYAAERMAIAREVAFVVDVPMDDASGARRIREGVATPGLVTDGEGHEWFVDAFTPPPRLLICGAGDDAMPLARLAVETGFRVVVTDRRPGLLAPERFVDDVVLRLAQPREAAAACAAGADTFAVVMTHHYADDSAFLAALRDTAVPYIGMLGPRQRTERMLASTDGIVPSDDRRIHAPAGLDIGTDGAEQVALSILAEVMAVQAGRPAKPLRERRVPIHAVDG, from the coding sequence ATGAAGCACTGGGCCGAATCGCGTCGCGTCTACGCGGCGATCGCCGAGCTGCAGCGGCAGGGAATCGCCGCCGCGCTCGCGACCGTCGTGCGCGTGCACGGCTCCGCCTATCGCCATGAGGGAGCCAAGCTGCTCGTCGGGGCCGACGGGACGATCGTCGGCAACGTGAGCGGCGGGTGCCTCGAGCAGGATGTCCGTGAAGTCGCCCGGCGCGTGCTCGCGACCGGGGTGGCGGAGCGTCGGCAGTACTGCTCCGGCCAGGACGAGGTCGCCGCGTGGGATCTTGGCGTCGGTTGCGAAGGGACCGTCGAGTTGCTCGTCGCCCCCGTCCATGACGCGTACGCCGCGGAGCGGATGGCGATTGCGCGTGAGGTGGCATTCGTGGTCGACGTGCCGATGGACGACGCCTCGGGCGCCCGTCGAATCCGGGAGGGAGTCGCGACGCCTGGCCTGGTGACGGACGGCGAGGGTCACGAGTGGTTTGTCGATGCCTTCACGCCGCCACCGCGGTTGCTCATCTGCGGCGCCGGCGATGATGCGATGCCGTTGGCGCGCCTCGCCGTGGAGACCGGATTCCGGGTCGTGGTGACGGACCGCCGCCCCGGGCTGCTGGCCCCGGAACGATTCGTCGACGACGTCGTGCTTCGATTGGCCCAGCCCCGAGAGGCCGCGGCAGCGTGCGCGGCGGGAGCGGACACCTTCGCGGTGGTCATGACGCACCACTATGCCGATGACAGTGCCTTCCTCGCCGCGCTGCGCGACACCGCCGTCCCCTACATTGGCATGCTCGGTCCCCGGCAGCGGACCGAACGGATGCTGGCATCGACGGATGGCATCGTGCCCAGTGACGATCGGCGAATCCATGCGCCGGCCGGCCTCGACATCGGCACCGACGGCGCGGAGCAGGTGGCGCTCTCGATTCTCGCCGAGGTGATGGCGGTGCAGGCCGGTCGGCCGGCGAAGCCGCTGCGCGAACGGCGCGTGCCGATTCATGCGGTCGATGGCTGA
- a CDS encoding acetyl-CoA carboxylase biotin carboxylase subunit, giving the protein MTSRPIRRVLVANRGEIALRIIRACHDEGLEAVAVYSDADRHAPFVRAADVAIRLGPAPAAASYLNAALILDAAQSSGADAIHPGYGFFSERAPFARAVEEAGLVWIGPPSTAIEAMGDKTAARRLMQAAGVPIVPGAVAALDDPADALAMAEQIGYPVLVKAAAGGGGKGMRVVTAASALPGALTSAASEALKAFGDGSVYLEKYVERPRHVEIQVLADHLRTVHVGERECSVQRRHQKLIEEAPSVAVTPALREAMGAAAVAAAAAVGYRGAGTCEFLLAADGSFFFLEMNTRIQVEHPVTEEVYGVDLVREQLRIARGLPMSLADAPLVPRGWAIECRITSEDPTNQLLPSAGRISWMRAPAGPGVRWESGVEAGSEVTLHYDSMLAKLIVHAPTRPMAIDAMRRALDELVIVGVATNAAFHRSLLADPDFVSGNIDIQFLERRPDLLAAPESDADVRRLAVAVALLEEQRRQRRKPATHGGGAASASGSSAWRRAALRDGLR; this is encoded by the coding sequence ATGACCTCCCGTCCCATCCGACGCGTCCTGGTGGCCAACCGGGGCGAGATTGCCTTGCGCATCATCCGCGCCTGTCATGACGAGGGGCTCGAGGCCGTGGCCGTGTATTCCGATGCCGATCGTCACGCCCCGTTTGTGCGGGCGGCCGATGTCGCCATCCGCCTCGGCCCAGCGCCCGCGGCCGCGAGCTATCTGAACGCCGCCCTGATCCTCGACGCCGCGCAGTCGAGCGGCGCCGACGCGATCCATCCCGGCTACGGCTTCTTCTCGGAACGGGCACCGTTCGCACGGGCCGTCGAGGAGGCAGGGCTCGTCTGGATCGGTCCACCGTCCACCGCGATCGAGGCGATGGGCGACAAGACGGCTGCCCGACGACTGATGCAGGCCGCCGGTGTGCCTATCGTGCCCGGTGCCGTGGCGGCGCTCGACGACCCCGCCGATGCGCTCGCGATGGCCGAACAGATCGGCTATCCGGTGCTGGTGAAGGCCGCGGCCGGCGGCGGTGGGAAGGGGATGCGAGTCGTCACGGCGGCGTCCGCACTCCCCGGGGCATTGACCTCGGCCGCGAGCGAAGCGCTCAAGGCGTTCGGCGACGGCAGCGTCTACCTCGAGAAGTACGTGGAACGACCCCGCCACGTCGAAATTCAGGTGCTCGCCGACCATCTGCGCACGGTCCACGTCGGCGAGCGTGAGTGCTCGGTGCAGCGCCGCCACCAGAAGCTCATCGAAGAAGCGCCCTCCGTGGCCGTCACCCCCGCGCTGCGTGAGGCGATGGGCGCGGCGGCCGTCGCCGCCGCCGCCGCGGTTGGCTATCGCGGGGCGGGGACGTGCGAGTTCCTGCTGGCGGCCGACGGCTCGTTCTTCTTCCTCGAGATGAACACCCGCATCCAGGTGGAGCATCCGGTCACCGAAGAGGTCTACGGCGTCGACCTCGTGCGCGAACAGCTTCGCATCGCGCGCGGCCTGCCGATGTCGTTGGCCGACGCTCCGCTGGTGCCGCGCGGCTGGGCCATCGAATGCCGCATCACCTCCGAGGATCCGACCAACCAGTTGCTGCCAAGTGCCGGACGGATCAGCTGGATGCGGGCCCCCGCGGGCCCGGGCGTCCGCTGGGAAAGTGGCGTCGAGGCCGGGAGCGAGGTCACGCTGCACTACGACTCGATGCTCGCGAAGTTGATCGTGCACGCGCCGACGCGCCCGATGGCGATCGACGCGATGCGTCGTGCGCTGGACGAGCTCGTGATCGTCGGCGTCGCCACCAACGCGGCGTTCCATCGATCACTGCTGGCCGACCCCGATTTTGTCTCGGGCAACATCGACATCCAGTTCCTCGAGCGCCGCCCGGACCTGCTCGCCGCACCGGAATCGGACGCCGACGTGCGGCGCCTCGCGGTGGCCGTCGCGCTGCTGGAAGAGCAGCGTCGGCAGCGCCGAAAGCCTGCGACGCATGGTGGCGGGGCGGCCTCAGCGAGCGGCAGTTCGGCGTGGCGGCGTGCGGCGCTGCGTGACGGACTCCGGTGA
- a CDS encoding M1 family metallopeptidase — protein MRRLLLAAALAAPLSLAAQANVPLPERAVRRDIPLTNSIRRAFATGTRDSTGRPGRNYWQLRTDYTIQVRLDPATGRLFGRETVLIHNRSDSALSQIALRLDPNIFRPTVQRGASVPAETTDGMILTKVVVNGTAADLSAQAPAGGRGGGGAPPPAGGAVRVSGLTLTNARVSLPTPVPAKGSVTLEIEWNHKLPGGPGGQGHRMTQRWADTLFQPTQWYPRVGKYDDLRGWDTEPYLGPSEFYNNFGRFDVSIDVPGGWIVSGTGVLQNPEQVLTSTARARLAKVLDSDSITTIVGPDEVGPGRSTATGDRLTWRFVADTVNDFAWATAKQFVWKATRATIPNRGKVPIHMVYLPGNANLFARAGEISRHALEFYSKLWVPYEFPQFTMQDGPSAGMEYPMVINSNQGAADHETGHQWWPMLVGNNETQYGWMDEGFNQYMNILSNADAAGRPPVLDGQGQSYGRTSGDEREAPMMWSANNAGPMYSFQTYGKTPLMLSMLGGVVGDSAVQRAMREYAEAWRYKHPSPWDYMFFMNHALKRDLGWFWYYWLFTTESVDGSIVAATPAGIRTSVVVRQDGAMPSPVVLKVQFAPTGPAIRPMKNAVMTDSATAIVTYPVDVWFAGARTFKADLVFGGRKIEKITLDPFRRFPDKNAADNVWPRVEGVTGSATQGGRRP, from the coding sequence ATGCGCCGTCTACTCCTCGCCGCTGCGCTTGCCGCGCCGCTCTCGCTGGCCGCCCAAGCCAACGTTCCACTCCCGGAACGAGCCGTCCGTCGTGACATTCCGCTGACCAACTCGATCCGTCGTGCGTTCGCGACGGGTACCCGGGATTCGACGGGGCGTCCGGGGCGGAATTACTGGCAATTGCGGACCGACTACACGATTCAGGTGCGACTCGATCCGGCCACCGGGCGACTCTTTGGCCGTGAGACGGTTCTGATCCACAATCGCTCCGATTCGGCACTTTCGCAGATCGCCCTCCGCCTCGATCCCAACATCTTCCGCCCGACGGTCCAGCGCGGGGCGTCGGTGCCGGCCGAGACGACCGACGGGATGATCCTCACGAAGGTCGTGGTGAACGGGACGGCCGCGGATCTGTCGGCTCAGGCGCCGGCCGGCGGTCGCGGCGGCGGTGGCGCGCCCCCCCCCGCCGGTGGCGCGGTGCGCGTCTCCGGGCTCACCCTGACGAACGCGCGCGTCTCGCTCCCGACGCCGGTCCCGGCAAAGGGCAGCGTCACACTCGAGATCGAGTGGAACCACAAGCTCCCCGGTGGCCCCGGTGGGCAGGGCCACCGGATGACCCAGCGCTGGGCCGACACGCTCTTCCAGCCGACCCAGTGGTATCCGCGCGTGGGCAAGTACGACGACCTGCGCGGTTGGGACACCGAGCCGTACCTCGGCCCGTCCGAGTTCTACAACAACTTCGGTCGCTTCGATGTCTCGATCGACGTCCCCGGCGGCTGGATCGTGAGCGGGACCGGCGTGCTGCAGAACCCGGAGCAGGTGCTGACCTCGACGGCGCGCGCGCGTCTCGCCAAGGTGCTCGACAGCGACTCGATTACCACGATCGTCGGGCCGGACGAAGTGGGCCCGGGTCGGTCCACGGCAACCGGTGATCGGCTGACCTGGCGCTTCGTCGCCGACACGGTGAATGACTTTGCGTGGGCCACGGCAAAGCAGTTCGTGTGGAAGGCCACCCGCGCCACGATCCCGAATCGCGGCAAGGTGCCGATCCATATGGTCTATCTCCCGGGCAACGCGAATCTCTTCGCGCGGGCCGGTGAGATTTCCCGCCATGCCCTCGAGTTCTACTCGAAGCTCTGGGTGCCGTACGAGTTCCCGCAGTTCACCATGCAGGATGGGCCGAGCGCCGGCATGGAGTACCCGATGGTGATCAACTCCAATCAGGGTGCCGCTGACCACGAGACCGGCCACCAGTGGTGGCCGATGCTCGTCGGCAACAATGAGACGCAGTATGGCTGGATGGACGAGGGCTTCAACCAGTACATGAACATCCTCTCGAACGCCGATGCGGCGGGCCGTCCGCCGGTGCTCGACGGCCAGGGGCAGAGCTACGGCCGCACCAGCGGCGACGAGCGCGAGGCGCCGATGATGTGGAGCGCCAACAACGCCGGCCCGATGTATTCGTTCCAGACCTACGGCAAGACGCCGCTGATGCTTTCCATGCTCGGTGGTGTCGTCGGCGACTCGGCGGTGCAGCGGGCGATGCGGGAGTATGCCGAGGCGTGGCGCTACAAGCACCCGTCGCCGTGGGACTACATGTTCTTCATGAACCACGCCCTCAAGCGCGACCTCGGCTGGTTCTGGTACTACTGGCTCTTCACCACCGAGTCGGTCGACGGGTCGATCGTGGCGGCGACCCCGGCAGGCATCCGGACCTCGGTCGTGGTGCGACAGGATGGGGCGATGCCCTCGCCGGTCGTCCTCAAGGTGCAGTTCGCGCCGACCGGGCCGGCGATCCGGCCGATGAAGAACGCCGTCATGACCGACAGCGCAACCGCGATCGTCACGTATCCGGTGGATGTCTGGTTTGCCGGGGCCCGGACCTTCAAGGCCGACCTGGTTTTCGGGGGGCGGAAGATCGAGAAAATCACCCTCGATCCTTTCCGCCGGTTCCCCGACAAGAACGCGGCAGACAACGTCTGGCCGCGCGTGGAGGGGGTTACTGGATCCGCCACGCAGGGGGGACGTCGTCCCTGA
- the rplM gene encoding 50S ribosomal protein L13, with protein MKTYTQKQSELQHDWILVDATDIPLGRLASHVAQLIRGKHKPTFTPHMDGGDFVIVTNASKVKLTGRKASQKEYFRHTGYMGHDRYTVAADLLAKHPDRVIEKAVFGMLPKNSLAKQKLRTKLKVYGGAEHPHEAQQPKPFTIDTAKAN; from the coding sequence ATGAAGACGTATACGCAGAAGCAGAGCGAGCTCCAGCACGACTGGATCCTGGTCGACGCGACCGACATCCCGCTCGGGCGCCTCGCCAGCCATGTCGCGCAGCTGATTCGCGGCAAGCACAAGCCGACCTTCACCCCGCACATGGATGGGGGTGACTTCGTCATCGTCACCAATGCGTCGAAGGTGAAGCTCACCGGCCGCAAGGCGTCGCAGAAGGAATACTTCCGCCACACCGGCTACATGGGCCACGACCGCTACACGGTCGCGGCGGACCTGCTCGCGAAGCACCCGGATCGGGTGATCGAGAAGGCCGTCTTCGGCATGCTGCCGAAGAACTCCCTGGCCAAGCAGAAGCTCCGCACCAAGCTGAAGGTGTACGGCGGCGCCGAGCACCCGCACGAGGCGCAGCAGCCGAAGCCGTTCACCATCGACACCGCGAAGGCCAACTGA